Proteins from a genomic interval of Nitrosomonas sp.:
- a CDS encoding cytochrome c4, whose translation MRLLIVSGMLFFTSVVAADAPVEVADTMAERVKSCMLCHGDQDKTGLDAYYPRITGKPAGYLLNQLVNFRDGKRYYQPMAILLENLTDEYLQEMAEYFAAQPYDYPLPRSHALLPTTVQEIQVLIDSGDATRDLPACSACHGADLMGIKPFIPGLLGLPSAYLAAQFGGWRNGGIMRGQTPDCMSEIAKKLSQEEVNALTLWLPAQAVSGEPAEQDALVEGAAERCKSIFSMGRIITP comes from the coding sequence ATGCGATTACTGATAGTTTCTGGAATGCTGTTTTTTACATCGGTAGTGGCTGCCGATGCGCCTGTAGAGGTGGCTGACACGATGGCAGAACGGGTTAAATCCTGCATGCTGTGTCATGGTGATCAGGACAAAACCGGCCTGGACGCCTATTACCCACGTATCACCGGTAAACCAGCAGGTTATCTTCTTAATCAACTGGTTAATTTTCGTGATGGTAAACGTTACTATCAACCCATGGCCATATTGCTGGAAAATCTGACGGATGAATACTTGCAGGAGATGGCAGAATATTTTGCTGCTCAGCCATACGATTATCCGTTACCCCGGTCACATGCCTTGCTGCCGACAACCGTACAGGAAATACAGGTACTCATTGATTCTGGTGATGCTACACGTGATCTTCCAGCATGCAGTGCATGCCATGGAGCTGATTTGATGGGAATCAAGCCTTTTATTCCCGGATTGCTGGGATTGCCTTCTGCTTATCTGGCGGCGCAGTTCGGCGGCTGGCGCAATGGCGGTATCATGCGTGGTCAGACTCCAGATTGCATGTCAGAAATTGCTAAAAAATTATCGCAGGAGGAGGTAAATGCATTGACTTTGTGGCTACCGGCGCAGGCAGTAAGTGGAGAACCGGCTGAACAGGATGCGCTTGTAGAGGGAGCAGCTGAACGTTGCAAATCGATTTTTTCAATGGGAAGAATAATTACACCATGA